In Deltaproteobacteria bacterium, the genomic stretch GCCGAGCCGGCGGGAGGGCCGCCCAAGACCACGGTGATGGTTTTATCTTGATAAAAGGGTGTTTGAGCTTGGCTCGGGCTTGCGCTCCAGAGCGTGAACACTAACAGAACCAACAGAGTTTTCATGACCCCTCCGACGAAAGTCAGTTTTCATACTCCGGCGCGGCCAAAATGTCCAATGGCGGTTTGCACCATCCTCTTGAAAACTCTGAAGTTTCAGGTCCAATAGCGATCTGAAGCTGTCACTTGGAGAGGAGTGCTGCATGGTTCGTTGGTGGGCGAAATGTTTCTTGTGGATGATGCTTTTGAGCCTGGTGAGCGGGCGCGCCACGGTGTACGGCGCTGAAGCGCAAGAAGAATGGAAGCGCGTCATCGAGGCGGCCAAGAAGGAAGGCAAAGTGGTTGCCGGCGGGCCGCCCACGGCGGTGCTGCGCAAGCAGTTTAAAGACACCTTCGAATCGCGTTTCGGCATTGAGCTCGAGCTCCTTTCCGCGCCCGGTCCGCAGAATGCGCAGCGGGCGATTTCGGAATTTAAAGCCGGTGTGAAATTTTTTGATGTGCTGCATGGCGGCTCGGGCACGCTGCAGCCGCTCAAGAATGAAAACATGCTGGCGCCCTTCATGGAGCAGATTATTCTCTCGGAAGTGAAAGACGCCAAACAATGGTGGGGCGGCCATCTCTGGGAAGACAACGTTAAGAGCCATCGCTTTATTTATTCTTTCTCGGCCGATTTCTCCGTGCCGCCATTTTACAACTCGTCGCTGGTCTCGCCCGGCGACGTAAAATCCTACGACGATCTTTTGCAGCCCAAGTGGAAGGGCAAGATCGGCATGTTTGAGCCGCGCGTGCCGAGCGCTGGCCAGGGGCTGTGGGGGTATCTGATGCGAGCCAAGGGTAAGGAGTATTTGCAGAAACTGGCCGAGCAGAATCTCTACATTCATCGCGACGGCCAGCAGATCGCCGTCGCCCTGGCCAAGGGCAACGTGTGGATCGCCCTGGCGGTGGCGCAACGTTTCGTCGAACCCTTCATCAAGAATGGGTTGCCGATCAAAGTTTTGCCGGCAATGAAGGAAGGACTAGCGGGCAGCAACGGTTTCGGCACGGTGGCAATGATGGCCAATGTGCCGCACCCCAATGCCGCGAAAGTCTATCTCAACTGGCTCCTTAGCAAAGAAGGACAGGAGCTCTACGGCCGGGCGTTGACACAGGGCAGCCGACGTTTTGACGTCGATACCAAATGGCTGGCGCGTCACAACACGCCGGCGGCGAAGGATATCACGACGCCGGAAGAGTTCGAGAAGACCCGCTTCTACGGTGAGGATGTGATCGTCAACTGGCGCGAGCCCGCCGGCGAGTTTGCGCGAAAAATCTTAAAGTGAAGGAAGCTCATGGCAACTGCACCTCTGGTAAATGTCTTTGATTATGAAGCGGCGGCGAAAGAGCGGCTGCCGAAAGAGGAGTACGACTACATCGCCGGTGGCGCGACCGATGAGATCAGCGTCGATCGCAACCGGCGCGGCTACTCGAGCTGGGCGTTTCGCCCGCGCGTCTTGCGCGATGTCAGTAAGCTCGATCTTTCGACCACCGTGCAGGGCACAAAAGTCAAATTGCCGGTGTTGATCGCGCCCTGCGGCGGCCACAAGCGCGCTCACCCCGATGGTGAGCTGGCAACCTATCGCGCCGCCGCGGCGCGTGGCACGATTCTCGCGGTCAGCGCCAATTCCAATACCTCGTTCGAAGACATTGCGAAGGCCGCCAAAGGAAATCTCTGGGTGCAGCTCTATCCGTTTCGCGACAAGGCCATGACGGAAGAATGGTTGCAGCGCGCCGAAGACACAGGGTACAAGGGCATCATTGTCACTTTGGATTCGCAGTGGCCGCCCAAGCGTGAGCGCAACATCCGCAACAACTACCAGCGCACGCGCGGGGTCAACTATCCCAAAACCGGCAAAGACACGCCGCGACCGGCAGGTCGAGCCGGCGAGGGCTCAGATCCGGCGGCGACCTGGCGCGATCTCGAATGGATCAAAAACGCCACGCCTTTGCCGGTGGTGGCCAAAGGTGTGTTGACCGGTGAAGACGTCGAGTTGTGCGTCGACGTCGGTGCCGACGGTGTGATCGTGTCCAACCATGGCGGCCGACATCTCGACAACACGTTGGCGACGGTGGAAGTGTTGCAGGAAGCCGTGGAAGCGGGCCGGGGCCGACTTGAAGTTTATCTCGACGGCGGTATTCGGCGCGGCGCCGACGTGGTCAAGGCGATCGCGCTGGGAGCGCGCGCCGTGTTCATCGGTCGCCCGCTCTTTTGGGGTTTGGCGGTGGATGGTGAAAAAGGCGTGGTGCGCGTGCTCGATCTGCTCAAAGAGGAGATCGAAATCACCATGGCGAAGTGCGGCCGGCCGACGATTGCCAGCATCGATGGCTCGACGATCGTCAAAGTGCCGCCGCTACCCTAAACCGAGTCTATCTCGGATTTATCTCGCGCAGAGGCGCTGAGGACGCACAGGTTCGGAGGGTTTTTGATGAAATACGAACTTTATTACCAGCCTTCGATTCAAGGGCGCGGTGAGTTTGTTCGGCTTGCCTTAGAAGATGCCGGGGCGAATTACGTCGATGTGGCGCGCGACCCCAATTTCGGTCGGCCGGGGATCATGAAGATTCTTGAAGATCCGAAAGTAGAGCACCCGTCCTACGCGCCGCCGTTTCTCAAAGCGGGTAAGCTGATGATCGGGCAGACGGCCAATATCCTGCAATACTTGGGACCGCGCATAGGCCTCGCGCCGAAGAGCGAGGCGGCGCGGCTGTGGGTGCATCAGCTACAACTGACGATCACCGACTGGGTGGCCGAAGTCGGCTTGACCCATCATCCGATCGCCAATGCGCTCTATTACGAAGAGCAAAAGCCCGAGTGCGCGAAGCGGGCTTTCTATTTTCGCACGCAGCGAATTCCCAAATTTCTCGGCTACTACGAAAAGATTCTCAACCACAATTCCAAAGGCGCGGACTTCTTGCTCGGTATGAAAATTTGCTATGCCGATCTCTCGCTGTTTCAGATGGTCGAGGGCTTGCGCTATGCGTTCCCACGCACGATGGCGAGCGAGGAGCCGAAGCATCCACGCGTGGTCCATGTTCATGACAAAGTCAAAGCGCGGCCGCGGCTTGCCAAGTATCTAGCCTCGCCACGACGCTTGGCGTTTAACCAGAACGGGATCTTTCGCCATTATCCAGAGTTGGAAGAGTCGCAGGGTTGAAAAAAGTGGAAACGCGGAAAGTGGAAAACGGAAATCCGGAATCGCTTTGGCCTATAAGATCGCCTTCTTGAGATCCGCAACCTTTCCGTTTCCCGTGTTTCTGTTTTGTCATGATTCGGAGGACTTATGTTGAGTCACGAAGAAAATAAATTTCTATGCCAGGTCGGCCCCGGCACTCCCGGCGGCGAGTTGTTGCGCCGCTATTGGCATGTGGTCGCAGCGTCGGGCGAACTCACCGCGGCCAAGCCTAAGAAGCGCGTCAAGATTCTCGGTGAAGATTTGGTTTTGTACCGCGATCGCAGTGGCAACTATGGGCTGGTTGCCGAGAAGTGCTCGCATCGCGGCGTGTCGCTCTATTATGGCTTCGTTGAAGACGATGGTATTCGCTGCGCCTATCACGGCTGGAAATTCGATGCCTGTGGCAAGTGCCTCGATCAACCGTTTGAAAACCCCGAGGCCGACTTCAAGGGCAAGATTCAGCATCCCGCCTATCCGGTGATACGGCGCAGCGGCCTGTTGTTTGCCTACATGGGGCCGCCGGAAAAAAAGCCGCTGCCACCCAAGTGGGACTTGTTGATGCGCGACGACGCCAAAAAATCGGTCGACGTTTGCGAGACGCTGCGCTGCAATTGGCTGCAGGCGATGGAGAATTCCGTCGACCCGACGCATACCTATTTTCTCCATTCGCACACATTAAAAGTAAAAGGCGATCCCGACCACGTGCCGTTTCACTACCGCATGGTGAGCAAGGTCGATTTCGACTTGGTGGTGCAGCCCACCTGGGCCGGCATTCAGAAGCAGCGCATCTTCGAGGACAGAGACGCGCCGCCGGAGACGCCGCACCCGCTGGTGTTTCCCAACATAT encodes the following:
- a CDS encoding extracellular solute-binding protein produces the protein MVRWWAKCFLWMMLLSLVSGRATVYGAEAQEEWKRVIEAAKKEGKVVAGGPPTAVLRKQFKDTFESRFGIELELLSAPGPQNAQRAISEFKAGVKFFDVLHGGSGTLQPLKNENMLAPFMEQIILSEVKDAKQWWGGHLWEDNVKSHRFIYSFSADFSVPPFYNSSLVSPGDVKSYDDLLQPKWKGKIGMFEPRVPSAGQGLWGYLMRAKGKEYLQKLAEQNLYIHRDGQQIAVALAKGNVWIALAVAQRFVEPFIKNGLPIKVLPAMKEGLAGSNGFGTVAMMANVPHPNAAKVYLNWLLSKEGQELYGRALTQGSRRFDVDTKWLARHNTPAAKDITTPEEFEKTRFYGEDVIVNWREPAGEFARKILK
- a CDS encoding alpha-hydroxy-acid oxidizing protein; this encodes MATAPLVNVFDYEAAAKERLPKEEYDYIAGGATDEISVDRNRRGYSSWAFRPRVLRDVSKLDLSTTVQGTKVKLPVLIAPCGGHKRAHPDGELATYRAAAARGTILAVSANSNTSFEDIAKAAKGNLWVQLYPFRDKAMTEEWLQRAEDTGYKGIIVTLDSQWPPKRERNIRNNYQRTRGVNYPKTGKDTPRPAGRAGEGSDPAATWRDLEWIKNATPLPVVAKGVLTGEDVELCVDVGADGVIVSNHGGRHLDNTLATVEVLQEAVEAGRGRLEVYLDGGIRRGADVVKAIALGARAVFIGRPLFWGLAVDGEKGVVRVLDLLKEEIEITMAKCGRPTIASIDGSTIVKVPPLP
- a CDS encoding glutathione S-transferase produces the protein MKYELYYQPSIQGRGEFVRLALEDAGANYVDVARDPNFGRPGIMKILEDPKVEHPSYAPPFLKAGKLMIGQTANILQYLGPRIGLAPKSEAARLWVHQLQLTITDWVAEVGLTHHPIANALYYEEQKPECAKRAFYFRTQRIPKFLGYYEKILNHNSKGADFLLGMKICYADLSLFQMVEGLRYAFPRTMASEEPKHPRVVHVHDKVKARPRLAKYLASPRRLAFNQNGIFRHYPELEESQG
- a CDS encoding aromatic ring-hydroxylating dioxygenase subunit alpha, yielding MLSHEENKFLCQVGPGTPGGELLRRYWHVVAASGELTAAKPKKRVKILGEDLVLYRDRSGNYGLVAEKCSHRGVSLYYGFVEDDGIRCAYHGWKFDACGKCLDQPFENPEADFKGKIQHPAYPVIRRSGLLFAYMGPPEKKPLPPKWDLLMRDDAKKSVDVCETLRCNWLQAMENSVDPTHTYFLHSHTLKVKGDPDHVPFHYRMVSKVDFDLVVQPTWAGIQKQRIFEDRDAPPETPHPLVFPNILFVPVRIGYAMHFRTPIDDHNTQVFQLRFSPSKDGKPVAQPDDIPIEYVGTTNEAGEFHMDNFTSQDHMAWETQGPLADRSKEHLGEADRGIIMFRKLLREQIEAVQKGQTPVGVNYDAAKDETIRMIPEGSAYDAFSFNAARQQS